The Primulina eburnea isolate SZY01 chromosome 18, ASM2296580v1, whole genome shotgun sequence genome segment ctcattaattattaattcatgtatttaattatattcttaatgattttttttatacacaAACAACGGAcgatcaaaaataataattaagatgTAAGATATTAGTTTGGAAAATCTTTAACCAAATCGTTAAATTTTACATTTAGTTTATAAAAAATGGTTGAGAGGTGGAAATAAGTATAATATTGACCAAATCGTTTCAAATTAAACTTACTCAATTTACACTTAATGATAGCACTTCCAttcaattattaatttattttttaatatgtcTTATGTGAAATAAATTCTCACGGATAACATGGATCGACATGTTTCACACGTACAATGAAAGTCAATATTTttgacatgaaaaatattttttatgaattgagtcgagtcagagatctGTATGACAGAACGAACTCGTGAAATGATCTCATGTATGTTTTGTGTTcgtttttattcttttctcgTATGATTCATATTTGGatgaaaaattattgtttttgatttcagatagttgttattatatcaaaatcatacGACAAATGGATTGAAAAGTGATTCGTATGGATAAATCGTTTGTCATTATGTATGCAGATTGTGATTTGGACATCAATAAAATCTATTataatgtttattttatttttcatatgtATTCTGTGAGATTGTTtaacaaatttatttttgtCAAACGGAACGACTCATTCCATACATGCAATGAAAATCaatacttttgacataaaaaataatatattgtgGGAGATCTGTCTCAGAAAATGAATCATAGAACGATCTCACACGagtttttgtgattatttttattgttttttccACATGATTGATAGTTtgatgaaaaaatatatttttgatttGATAGAGTCGCTCTTATGGCAAAATCAAAACGGATTGAAAAGTGGGTCATAAAAATAAGtggatatatataatatatatcatctagattaataaatatttataaatatgatattattcaaatcattttaaacattatttaaatttagtGATTATTTATGTAGATACTTTTGTATCACAATCCAaactttattcaaaattttcttttatcctgGAATCCAATCTTCTGATCCAGATTTTGATATCACATTTTGTGTCACCACAGACCAAATCAGTAATAATCAAATCTTTGTTGAACGAAAAATGGTTACAgttaaaaattcgtgagaccgtctcacaatagaTCTACTCATCTTTTTTATTAAcgattaatttatacatttaattatatttttaatgatttttgacTTATATGTACTCAAACAACTGTcgatcaaaaataataattaagacgtaagattttggttttgaaattttttaaccAAACCATTATAattttacattttattttataaaaatggtTGAGAAGTGGAAGTGAGCATAATATTGACCAAATTGTTACAAATTAACTTACTCAATTTACACTTAATGATAACACTtatattaaatcatttttaacttTTTTATTAGAAAAATGGTTGACAAGTGAAAGTTAAGAGAAGaaccataatttatttttatttctttcccATATGATTCATATTTGGATGAAAGATTATTGTTTTTGATTTGAGAGAGTTGTTATTATGTCAAAATCATACAAAAAATAGATTGAAAAGTGAGGCATATAGATAAGTCGTTTGTCATTATGTATGCTTCATTTAAGTAAATTGTGGTTTGGATATCGGTAAAATCCATTATAATGTCTATTTATTTTTGCATATATTCtttgagatggtctcacagatttatttttatcaaaCTAGACGACTCATTTCATTCATGCAatgaaaatcaatatttttcacataaaaaataatatattgtttGAGATTTGTCAAAAATAACTATGAAACGACCTCGAAtgagtttttgtaattatttttatttttttcttatatgattgatattttgattaaaaaaatctaatttatttgaaagaGTCACTTATGTCAAAATCACAACTAATCGAAAGCCATAAAGATAAGtggatatagatatagatatatatatcatCTATTGTATGATGATCTATTTAGATTGATAAATACTCGTAAATATTATTTTACTGAAAGAATTTTAACCATTATCTAAAGTTCGTGATCGTATTTTCAAATGTTAGTAAAGCAAGTGGATaagattttttttgtttaagcTATACATCACAATCCAAatctttattcaaaattttcttttatccaGGATTCCAATCTTCTGATCCAGATTTTGATATCACATTTTGTGTCACCACAGACCAAATCAGTAATAATCAAATCTTTGTTGAACGAAAACTACAATATTCAGAATCTATCCGTGGTGATTTTTTCATATCTTATTAGCTATATATTAACTCTATCTTGCAAAAGCGAAGGTAAATATTTGATATTGGATACAAGGAACAAGAATGGCTGCAGAGTTTTCTTTACGTCGTTCGACATCTGCTCTCATGAACACGCAAAGATCCACCAAGCTTTCCCTTCCGGAACAGAGGAAGAGTTTGCCAATCTACGAGTTGAAAAATGAATTGGTTCAGGCTGTCATGGACAATCAGGTTTTGGTCCTGATTggcgagacaggatgtgggaaGTCCACGCAAGTGCCGCAGTATCTGGCCGAGGCGGGATATACTACCAAGGGGAGAATATGTTGTACTCAACCTCGCAGGGTGGCTGCTATCTCGGTAGCCAAGCGAGTCGCCGAGGAGTTTGGCTGTCGTTTAGGGGAAGAAGTAGGATACGCTATCCGTTTCGAAGATTGCACGGGTCCGGAAACGTTGATCAAATATATGACGGATGGTATGCTTCTCAGGGAGATTCTGATTGATGCAGATTTGTCTCAATACTCGGTGGTGATGCTGGATGAAGCCCACGAGAGGACGGTTCACACCGATGTCCTTTTTGGATTATTGAAACGACTTCTGAGACGGAGAACCGACCTTCGCTTGATCGTCACCTCGGCAACTTTGGATTCGGAGAAGTTCTCGGAATATTTCTTCGATTGTAATATCTTCACCGTCCCTGGAAGAACTTTTCCGGTGGAAATACTATACGCCAAGCAACAAGAAAGTGACTACCTGGACGCATCCTTGATAACAGTGATGCAGATTCACTTGACTGAGCCTGAAGGTGATATACTTTTGTTTTTGACTGGCCAAGAGGAGATTGATTATGCCTGTCAGTGTCTCTATGAAAGGATGAAGAGTTTAGGGAAGGACGTTCCGGACCTGATTATTTTACCAGTATATGGTGTCCTACCTAGTGAACTGCAGTCGAGGATCTTTGAACCTACTCCTCCAGGGAAGAGAAAGGTGGTCGTTGCCACTAATATAGCTGAAGCATCTTTGACTGTCGATGGCATAGTTTATGTCGTTGATCCGGGTTTTGCAAAGCAAAACGTCTACAACCCTCAACAGGGGCTTGATTCGCTGGTGATAACTCCGATATCACAAGCATCTGCGAAGCAAAGAGCAGGAAGAGCGGGACGGACTGGACCAGGAAAGTGTTATCGGCTCTACACACAGAGTGCATTCCACACTGAGATGTCCCCGGTTTCGATTCCGGAGATCCAGAGGATTAACCTTGGGATGACTACTCTTACAATGAAGGCCATGGGAATTAATGACCTGCTATCCTTTGATTTTATGGACCCGCCATCACCTCAGGCCCTCATTTTTGCCATGAAACAGCTATATAGATTGGGTGCTCTGGATGAAGAGGGGCTGCTTACAAAGTTGGGAAGGAAAATGGCTGAATTTCCTCTGGAACCTCCTCTTTCCAAGATGCTTCTTGCCAGCGTCGATCTTGGTTGCAGCGATGAAGTTCTGACCATTATTTCGATGAT includes the following:
- the LOC140819384 gene encoding probable pre-mRNA-splicing factor ATP-dependent RNA helicase DEAH5; its protein translation is MAAEFSLRRSTSALMNTQRSTKLSLPEQRKSLPIYELKNELVQAVMDNQVLVLIGETGCGKSTQVPQYLAEAGYTTKGRICCTQPRRVAAISVAKRVAEEFGCRLGEEVGYAIRFEDCTGPETLIKYMTDGMLLREILIDADLSQYSVVMLDEAHERTVHTDVLFGLLKRLLRRRTDLRLIVTSATLDSEKFSEYFFDCNIFTVPGRTFPVEILYAKQQESDYLDASLITVMQIHLTEPEGDILLFLTGQEEIDYACQCLYERMKSLGKDVPDLIILPVYGVLPSELQSRIFEPTPPGKRKVVVATNIAEASLTVDGIVYVVDPGFAKQNVYNPQQGLDSLVITPISQASAKQRAGRAGRTGPGKCYRLYTQSAFHTEMSPVSIPEIQRINLGMTTLTMKAMGINDLLSFDFMDPPSPQALIFAMKQLYRLGALDEEGLLTKLGRKMAEFPLEPPLSKMLLASVDLGCSDEVLTIISMIQTGNIFYRPMDKQAQADQKRAKFFQPEGDHLTLLAVYEAWKGNNFSGPWCFENFVQSRSLRRAQDVKKQLLSIMDKHKLDVVSAGKNFTKIRKAVAAGFFFHAARKDPQGGYRTLVENQPVHLHPGSALFQRQPDWVIYHEQVMTTKEYIHDVTAISPEWLVELAPKLFKVSNPTKMSKRKREERIEPLYDRHHEPNSWRLSKRRA